Genomic window (Kangiella profundi):
TCTTTACGCAATTTGGTGTGCCATTCTTCAAATACGACCTTAGTTTCCTGCCAGCGTTGACCATCATCTTCAAGCCACGCCCGAACTTCTGCAAAAATATTGTCCGCAGTACATTCTTCCTGTATTAACTCCGGAATCAAAGGTTTTTTAGCCAATAAGTTTGGAATGGCGAATGTATCAATGATCAGTAAACGTTTAAATATCTGATAACTGAAACCACCAACTTTGTATGCCACTACAGTGGGACGCTTTATCAGCATAGCTTCAAGCGTTGCAGTTCCTGAAGCCATTACAACCAAGTCACTTGCTGCCATACAATCTCTCGATTGCCCATCAAATAATTGAATATCAGGCGCATCTCGAGTTTCTTGCAACAAAGCTTCAAATTGTTGTCGGCGAGCCTGATTAGCCATCGGTGCGATAAATTGGGTACCTGGATAATAATCCTGAATCAACTTAGCTGTGTCGATAAAGTCCTGCCCAAGGAATTTCATTTCTGAGCCACGACTTCCCGGCATAATGCAGATAACACGCTTGTCAGCCGAATAAGATAGTCCTAGACGTTGTCTGGCTTCTGACTTATTCATCTCCATTGGGATCTGATCGGCCAATGGATGACCCACACAGAAATTATCAATCGCATGCCGCTGATAAATATCCTGCTCAAAAGGAAACAGGCATAACATCAGATCAGTAGCTTTTCGAATTTTAAAAATTCGTTTAGGACGCCAGGCCCAGACCGACGGGCTGACATAATGAATGGTTTTTATATTATTGGCTTTTAACTTCTTTTCCAGCCCGATATTAAACTCGGGCGCATCGATGCCGATAAACATATCCGGTGGAGACTCTATCCAGCGTTTAGCCAATTCACGACGCATTTTAAGTAATTCTGGAAGTCTTTTAAGGATTGGAACAATCCCCATCACTGCAAGAGATTCCATGGGATATAGGGATTTGCAGCCTTCGGCCTGCATCAAATCACCGGCAATGCCTTCAAACTCGGCATGAGGGAAGTGTTTTTTTAACTGTTTGATTAAGCCTGCACCCAATATATCGCCAGATGATTCTCCGGCGATTATGGCAATCTTGGTCACTGATTCTGCTACGGTATTATCAGCAAAAGGCGATGTTTGCATCGCTATACCCCTTTATTATTTTTAACTTAAGCAGACCAGATATCTACGACAGCTTTGCTTTTAAAACTTAACGCAAAATACCTCGGTTCGCATTCTGCAAAAATTCTATCATTTGTTGCACATGCGGATCGGAACTTTCCGACATTTCAGCAATTGCTTCTTCGGTCTTCAGGGACTTACGGTAAATGGTTCTATAGGCGCGCTTGAGCTCGCTGATACTATCCGCAGAGAAGCCACGACGCTTAAGGCCTTCTGAATTAAGGCCATAGGGTGCATTTTCGGCAACCAGCACAAAAGGTGGGATATCTTTACTGATTGCACAGTCCATACCAATAAAGGCATGGGCGCCAATCTTACAGAACTGATGAATCTTGGCAAATCCGGAAAGAATCACATGATCACCGACATGAACATGACCAGCCAGAGTTGCGTTATTAGACATTATGATATTGTCACCCAGCACACAATCGTGTGCTATGTGGGTATAGGCCATAAACCAGCCATTATTACCGATACGCGTTTCAGAATTATCCTGTACTGTACCTCGATGCACAGTACAGCACTCACGGAATACATTTCCATCACCAATAATGGTTCGAGTGGGCTCGCCCGCATACTTCTTATCCTGATTTTCCTCACCAATAGAGGAAAACTGGAAGAAGCGGTTATTTTTACCAATCGTGGTATAGCTTCCAATAACAACATGAGGACCAACTACAGTCCCCGAATCAATTGAAACCTCTTTACCAATGATTGAGTATGGGCCAATTTCTACGTCTTCAGCAATATTTGCTGATGGGTCAATAATGGCGGTTGGATGGATCACACAATATCCTTCTTTGCACACATGAGTTCAGCGGAACACACTACTTTACCGTCAACGGTTGCGGTTGCAGCGAATTTCCACATATCGCGCTTGCGCTTCAAGACAGTAACCTCCATCACCAACTGATCGCCTGGCTCAACAGGTTTTTTGAAGCGAGCGTCATCAATACCAACAAAATAAAACAAAGAGTCATCTGTTGGCAAATCTTCGGTAGTCTTAAATGCCAATATACCACTTGCCTGCGCCATTGCCTCAAGCATTAAAACCCCTGGAAATACTGGACGGTGTGGGAAGTGTCCAGGAAAGAATGGCTCGTTAACCGTAACGTTCTTGATCGCTTTCAAATACTCCCCTGCTTTGTAGTCAACCACTCGGTCAACCAACAAAAAAGGATAACGATGAGGCAAATGCTTCATTACTTCATAGATATCCATCGAATTCATTTCTGTAAAATTATTATCACTCATCTTTATCTTCTCTTGAGTCTTTTAGCTGTCCTAACTCTTTTTCCAGCTGTTTTAGTTTACGCCACATCTCATCCAATTGCCTGAACCGTACGGCGCTTTTATGCCATTCCTTGTTAGACTGGAATGTTGTACCTGAAGAGTAGGCTCCAGGCTCCGTAATTGATTTATTCACAAATGTTGTAGCTGTGATATGTGCTTTATCACATATCTCGAGATGACCAATTATACTCACTCTGCCAGCTATTGTGCAGTGCTTTCCAATAGTTGTACTACCAGCAATTGCAGTACAGCCAGCTATGGCTGTGTAGTCACCAATGACAACATTGTGAGCAATATGAATATGGTTATCGAGCTTAACCCCTGTTCCGATTATGGTGTTTTCAAGGGCACCTCGATCAATGGCTGTATGAGCACCGATTTCGACTGAGTCGCCAACGATGACGCTACCGACCTGAGGAATCTTTACCCACACGCCTTTGTCATTGGCATATCCGAAACCATCAGACCCAATAACTGCATTAGCGTGAATAATACAATCCTTACCTATCTCAACCGCATGATAAATAACCGTATTAGGATAGATTAAAGTGTTGGCTCCAATCTTGACCTTTTCACCCACTACCACACCAGCACCGATAATGGCATTATCACCAATCTGAGCTCCATCCTTAATCACTGCATTAGCATCAACGGTCACATTAGCACCCAGTTGAGCTGATTCGGCGATGGTAGCACTTGATGATACCCCCTGCTTGGGACGAGGGGTTGTATCAAAGAGCTGGGCGACTTTTGCATAACCAAGATAGGGATCTTTCATGACTAGCAAATTACCACTTAACTGCTCAGCAATAGCAGAATTAACTATCAGTGCCGAAGCATTGCTACTCTCTACATGATTTAAATATTTTTTGTCGCTGATGAAGCTCAGCTCACCTTTTTGCGCCTTATTTAACGGCGAAACCGCAGTTATTGCTAACTGCGGTTCACCTTTAAGCTCAGCGCCAATGTGCTCAGCGATTTCTTGAAGTGTCTTTTGCAAACCTTTGACTACCTGAATAGACCTTTATAAAGAATAATACTACTCACTTATCAACAGGTTGCAATATTTTTAAAGCTTTATTGGCTTATTTTGATAACTCAGCAAGAACCTGATCGGTTACTTCTGGTACAGAACTATCAATGTATGGTGCTGATTGACGATCTAATAAAATGTTAAAACCACCTTTTTTAGCGACAGACTCAACAGCAGCTCTGATTTGATTGCCCAATTTAATCTGTTCTTCACGGCTACGCTTCTCAACGTCTTCCTTAAAAGCAGCTTCTTTTAACTGGAAATCAGACATTTTTTGCTGAATCGCACGTTTTTTTTCAGTAGCTTGAGACTCAGACATAGTTGCTACGTTGTTTATATATTCAGTACGAGCAGTTTCTATTTCTTCACCCAAACGTTTCAATTCATTCTCACGTCCAGAAAACTCTTTTTTCAACTTTTGATTGATTGCATCTTTCTGTGGGACTTTAGCCATAACTTCGCCAAAGTTAATAATACCAATTTTAGTTTCTGCATTTGCCAACATCGGCACACTCAAAACAACGAATAAAAATACAGCTAATAGTTTTTTCAAAATATTTCTCCAATAACTTTTAATTAAAATGTTCGACCAATTGAGAAGGTGAAAGTTTCCGTATCATCATAAGGTTCACTCTTCAGTGGTCTTGATAAGCTAAACTGCAACGGCCCCATAGCTGAATACCATTGCAATGAAATCCCATATGAAGCCCTATAGTCTTTGTAATCACTATAGTCTGGCACAAAGGACAAAATACTGTTTGGCTCAATATTTAAACCTTCAAAACGCTCTGCGTCAAATTTGGTATCCCATACGTTTCCAACATCAACAAAGAAACTTGTTCTAACATTAGAAGTATCCTCAATGAAAGGAGTTGGGAATATTAATTCAAATGAATTTAAGAATCGAGCATTACCGCCTACGGAGTATCTACCTATATATAAGCTATCGTACTCACTAGGTAAAATAACCGTGGTACTTCCACCACCAGGGATTGGGCTTGGAACACTTTGAGTTGTCCTAACCCTTTGGATATCTCTTGGGCCGATAGTATTGGTTTCAAACCCTCTTAGTGAAGAACTACCACCTCCATAAAAGTTTTGGAAGTATGGTAAATCTTCTGTATCGCCATAACCATCACCAAACGCTAATCCACCACGGATAGAGAAAATCCATCCATCATTAGAAATTGGGAAATAATAGTCATAATCATAAGTGGCTTTGTAAAATTCTAAATCACCTACGGCTGTACCGACGTCTAAACCATAACGGTGACGAGTACCTTTAGAGGGGAAAATGGCACGATTCAAGGAGTTAATACTATAGCCAAAATTTACAGAAAAAATATCAAACTCAACTTCCGAATCAACAGTTGCATCGTAGCCTAGCAAATCAAAGAAATCGATAACACGTTGAGAATTGGTAATTGGTGAAGTCAGCTGATTTTGGGAAGCGTTAAAACCAATATTAAAAGTTGAGTACTCACCAGTTGGGATATAAACAGTAGAGCCAAAACCCAATGTATCAAGGCTTTGCGCAATAAGATTTAATTTCCCGTAATCAGTTTCACTATACACAATGTTAGAAGAAAGACCCACGCCGTCTTGTGTAAAGTAGTTGTCAGTATAATTTAAGCGAACACTTTTAATGGCCTTATTAGTATTAAGTGCCAAACCAACAGAGTTACCAGTACCCATGAAGTTACTGTGTGATAACTCGCCGTTGATGGACATACCATAAAAGTCATTATAACCAAGACCGCCACTGATTTGAGCGGCACTACGTTCTTTCACGGTGAACATTACATCCGCACGATCGGCAGTTCCTTCTTTCTTTACAGTATCGACTTTAACTTCTTCTATGTATGGAAGTCTCTGTAGACGGATTTTAGAACGCTCAACTAATGTTGAAGAAAGAGAGCCACCTTCCTGTAGTCGAATTTCACGGCGCAGGACGTTTTCGTCTGTTGATGTATTACCTTCAAAATTAATGCGATCAACATAATGCCTTTCGCCCGGCTCAACCAGTACAATTAACTTTGCTTCGGGTGTGTCTTTAGAAACCTCAGGGATTGTTCTGACCTGCGCAAAGGCATAACCATAAATCCCCAAAAACTGTTTAATTTGCTCTTCAGCAAACGTCATTGCGGCAGCTGAATAAGTATCACCCTCACTCAGAGGAATCATGCTTTTGATTGTTTCTACATCAAAGTTAAAGTCACCGATCACATCAATACCTGAAACGGTATAAACTTCACCTTCATCTACAACCATTGTGATGTAAATATCTTCTTCATTATTGGCAAGGGAAATTTCTGTAGATGTGATTTTGAACTCTAGATAACCGCGATCTTTATAATAAGATGTTAGTGTCTCAAGATCCTTTTCCAAAGTTAAACTATTGTATTTATTGTCGTCTGTAATAAAAGTAAACAAACCACCTGTTGTTAGCTCAAATTGTGATAGCAGCTTTTCATCTGGGAAAATATCATTCCCAACAATATTGAACTCTTTAATTTTAGCAGAGCCACCTTCTTTGATTGTGATATGAAGTTGAACACGATTACGAGATAACTCTGCCAGCTTCTTTTCTACGCTGATATGGTAATGTCCGTTCGAATAATATTGGTTAGCAATTTCCTGCTCAATTTTTTCTAGAACAAAGCTGTTGAGTACTTCACCTTTAGAGATGCCAGCGCCTTCCATTCCCTCAAGCAACTGCTCGGTTTTTAAGACCTTATTGCCTTTAAGAATAATATCTGTGATAACAGGACGTTCTACTACTATGATTTTAAGTGTATTGCCTTCTTTCTCTAGCTTTACAAAATCAAAGTTGCCGGTCTGATGAATAGCTCGAATAATGCCAGGGGCACGAGCATCATCAAGGGTTTCACCTACACGAATAGGTAGCTCTGTAAAGAATGAGCCTAACTCTACCCTTTGTAATCCCTCAACCTGAATGTCTTCTACAACGAAGGGCTCGATTGCGCCTGCTTTGGAAAAAAGTGCAGATAATACTAAAGCCGTAACTGTTTTTGTTATCAAACGCATTGATTGTTCTCTATTGGTTTATTCGGTTTATATCGAAAAATAGCGCAATCGCCATGATTGTCAGCACTAGTATGATGCCAACTCTCATACCAAGTTCCATAATTTTTTCAGAGACAGGCTTGCCACGAACAAGTTCGACGAGATAGTACATTAAATGACCACCATCCAACATTGGGATTGGCAAAAGGTTCACGAAGCCTAAATTGACGCTTATCATAGCGAGATAAAGCAAGAATGCAACCATTCCAGCCTGTGCAGTCTGCCCTGCACCCTGCGCAATACCAACGGGCCCACCCAGATTTTTGATTGAGAGTTTTCCGGTCACCAACTTGCCGAGAAAACTACCTATCCGCTCGATCATCACCCAGGTCTGCTCGGTGCCCTTGCCTATAGACTCAAAAAAGCCA
Coding sequences:
- the fabZ gene encoding 3-hydroxyacyl-ACP dehydratase FabZ — encoded protein: MSDNNFTEMNSMDIYEVMKHLPHRYPFLLVDRVVDYKAGEYLKAIKNVTVNEPFFPGHFPHRPVFPGVLMLEAMAQASGILAFKTTEDLPTDDSLFYFVGIDDARFKKPVEPGDQLVMEVTVLKRKRDMWKFAATATVDGKVVCSAELMCAKKDIV
- a CDS encoding OmpH family outer membrane protein, producing MKKLLAVFLFVVLSVPMLANAETKIGIINFGEVMAKVPQKDAINQKLKKEFSGRENELKRLGEEIETARTEYINNVATMSESQATEKKRAIQQKMSDFQLKEAAFKEDVEKRSREEQIKLGNQIRAAVESVAKKGGFNILLDRQSAPYIDSSVPEVTDQVLAELSK
- the lpxA gene encoding acyl-ACP--UDP-N-acetylglucosamine O-acyltransferase, with the protein product MIHPTAIIDPSANIAEDVEIGPYSIIGKEVSIDSGTVVGPHVVIGSYTTIGKNNRFFQFSSIGEENQDKKYAGEPTRTIIGDGNVFRECCTVHRGTVQDNSETRIGNNGWFMAYTHIAHDCVLGDNIIMSNNATLAGHVHVGDHVILSGFAKIHQFCKIGAHAFIGMDCAISKDIPPFVLVAENAPYGLNSEGLKRRGFSADSISELKRAYRTIYRKSLKTEEAIAEMSESSDPHVQQMIEFLQNANRGILR
- the lpxD gene encoding UDP-3-O-(3-hydroxymyristoyl)glucosamine N-acyltransferase — encoded protein: MQKTLQEIAEHIGAELKGEPQLAITAVSPLNKAQKGELSFISDKKYLNHVESSNASALIVNSAIAEQLSGNLLVMKDPYLGYAKVAQLFDTTPRPKQGVSSSATIAESAQLGANVTVDANAVIKDGAQIGDNAIIGAGVVVGEKVKIGANTLIYPNTVIYHAVEIGKDCIIHANAVIGSDGFGYANDKGVWVKIPQVGSVIVGDSVEIGAHTAIDRGALENTIIGTGVKLDNHIHIAHNVVIGDYTAIAGCTAIAGSTTIGKHCTIAGRVSIIGHLEICDKAHITATTFVNKSITEPGAYSSGTTFQSNKEWHKSAVRFRQLDEMWRKLKQLEKELGQLKDSREDKDE
- the bamA gene encoding outer membrane protein assembly factor BamA, with the protein product MRLITKTVTALVLSALFSKAGAIEPFVVEDIQVEGLQRVELGSFFTELPIRVGETLDDARAPGIIRAIHQTGNFDFVKLEKEGNTLKIIVVERPVITDIILKGNKVLKTEQLLEGMEGAGISKGEVLNSFVLEKIEQEIANQYYSNGHYHISVEKKLAELSRNRVQLHITIKEGGSAKIKEFNIVGNDIFPDEKLLSQFELTTGGLFTFITDDNKYNSLTLEKDLETLTSYYKDRGYLEFKITSTEISLANNEEDIYITMVVDEGEVYTVSGIDVIGDFNFDVETIKSMIPLSEGDTYSAAAMTFAEEQIKQFLGIYGYAFAQVRTIPEVSKDTPEAKLIVLVEPGERHYVDRINFEGNTSTDENVLRREIRLQEGGSLSSTLVERSKIRLQRLPYIEEVKVDTVKKEGTADRADVMFTVKERSAAQISGGLGYNDFYGMSINGELSHSNFMGTGNSVGLALNTNKAIKSVRLNYTDNYFTQDGVGLSSNIVYSETDYGKLNLIAQSLDTLGFGSTVYIPTGEYSTFNIGFNASQNQLTSPITNSQRVIDFFDLLGYDATVDSEVEFDIFSVNFGYSINSLNRAIFPSKGTRHRYGLDVGTAVGDLEFYKATYDYDYYFPISNDGWIFSIRGGLAFGDGYGDTEDLPYFQNFYGGGSSSLRGFETNTIGPRDIQRVRTTQSVPSPIPGGGSTTVILPSEYDSLYIGRYSVGGNARFLNSFELIFPTPFIEDTSNVRTSFFVDVGNVWDTKFDAERFEGLNIEPNSILSFVPDYSDYKDYRASYGISLQWYSAMGPLQFSLSRPLKSEPYDDTETFTFSIGRTF
- the lpxB gene encoding lipid-A-disaccharide synthase, with translation MQTSPFADNTVAESVTKIAIIAGESSGDILGAGLIKQLKKHFPHAEFEGIAGDLMQAEGCKSLYPMESLAVMGIVPILKRLPELLKMRRELAKRWIESPPDMFIGIDAPEFNIGLEKKLKANNIKTIHYVSPSVWAWRPKRIFKIRKATDLMLCLFPFEQDIYQRHAIDNFCVGHPLADQIPMEMNKSEARQRLGLSYSADKRVICIMPGSRGSEMKFLGQDFIDTAKLIQDYYPGTQFIAPMANQARRQQFEALLQETRDAPDIQLFDGQSRDCMAASDLVVMASGTATLEAMLIKRPTVVAYKVGGFSYQIFKRLLIIDTFAIPNLLAKKPLIPELIQEECTADNIFAEVRAWLEDDGQRWQETKVVFEEWHTKLRKDADVYAANSIAQWWLNNAR